Proteins from a single region of Mucilaginibacter daejeonensis:
- a CDS encoding threonine aldolase family protein: MMTVDLRSDTVTKPTQGMLEAMWSARVGDDVFGEDESINELETKAAAMFGMEAGLFCPSGTMTNQIAIKCFTQPLDELIADQTAHVYRYEGGGIAFNSAVSTRLLNGERGILTPEMIEPEINAENIHYPNTSLVVLENTVNKGGGKCYTLEQIAPIAELCRNRGLKLHLDGARICNALVHTGDKAADYGQYFDGISVCLSKGLGAPVGSVLLGSKSTIKYARRLRKVFGGGMRQAGFLAAAASYALDHHIGRLKIDHQHAHILADELGKCSWVTGVVPVETNIVLFDTVEPADVIVEKLAAKGIKCNSTDQRRVRFVTHLDVHPDQIEYTVSVLKSL, encoded by the coding sequence ATGATGACCGTCGATCTGCGTAGTGATACTGTTACCAAACCCACCCAGGGTATGCTGGAAGCCATGTGGAGTGCCCGCGTAGGCGATGATGTATTTGGTGAGGACGAAAGTATCAACGAACTGGAGACCAAGGCCGCGGCCATGTTCGGGATGGAGGCCGGCCTGTTCTGCCCTTCAGGCACCATGACCAACCAGATCGCCATCAAATGCTTTACCCAGCCGCTCGATGAGCTGATCGCCGATCAAACCGCCCATGTGTACCGTTATGAGGGTGGTGGCATCGCTTTTAATTCGGCCGTATCCACCCGTTTGCTTAATGGCGAACGTGGCATCCTGACGCCCGAAATGATCGAGCCCGAGATCAATGCCGAAAATATCCATTACCCAAATACCAGCCTAGTAGTATTGGAGAACACCGTGAATAAAGGCGGTGGCAAATGCTATACACTGGAGCAGATCGCTCCTATAGCCGAGCTTTGCCGTAATAGAGGGCTGAAATTGCATTTAGATGGTGCGCGTATCTGCAACGCACTGGTGCATACCGGTGATAAAGCTGCCGATTACGGCCAATACTTTGATGGCATATCGGTTTGTTTATCAAAAGGTTTGGGCGCTCCGGTGGGATCTGTGTTGCTGGGTAGCAAAAGCACCATCAAGTATGCACGCAGGTTACGCAAGGTATTTGGCGGTGGAATGCGCCAGGCGGGTTTTTTAGCCGCTGCCGCCAGCTACGCGCTTGACCATCATATCGGTAGGTTGAAGATCGACCATCAACACGCGCACATCTTGGCTGATGAACTCGGTAAATGCAGCTGGGTGACCGGCGTGGTTCCGGTGGAGACCAACATCGTATTGTTCGATACCGTTGAACCGGCAGATGTGATAGTGGAGAAGCTGGCGGCTAAAGGCATCAAATGCAATAGCACTGACCAACGCCGGGTAAGGTTCGTGACGCACCTGGATGTACACCCTGATCAAATAGAGTACACGGTAAGCGTATTAAAAAGTTTGTAA
- a CDS encoding CinA family protein, whose amino-acid sequence MAEKRIETCSQVIADHGLTIAFAESATAGWLCSEFALTSCSGQVLKGGIVCYDASLKQTLLGVSEEMIKEFSPESREVTDEIARRTADLIDADIYVGVTGLTTAGGSESEEKPVGTMFVSALIKGELISERYVFKGSCEEVIHQTINAAADLLILHLQRKVEQ is encoded by the coding sequence ATGGCCGAAAAACGTATAGAGACCTGTAGCCAGGTGATCGCTGATCATGGCTTGACCATTGCCTTTGCCGAGAGTGCTACCGCCGGTTGGTTATGCTCTGAGTTTGCCCTTACCTCATGCTCTGGGCAGGTGCTTAAAGGGGGTATCGTGTGTTACGATGCGTCGCTTAAACAAACCTTACTTGGGGTATCTGAAGAGATGATCAAAGAGTTCAGTCCCGAATCAAGGGAAGTTACTGATGAGATAGCCCGACGCACTGCCGACCTCATCGATGCCGACATTTACGTGGGCGTTACTGGATTGACCACAGCAGGTGGGAGCGAGAGTGAAGAGAAACCGGTGGGTACTATGTTCGTGTCAGCTCTCATTAAAGGTGAACTCATATCTGAGCGGTACGTTTTTAAAGGTTCATGTGAGGAAGTAATTCACCAGACCATCAACGCCGCAGCTGATCTGCTGATCCTCCATTTGCAGCGAAAAGTTGAGCAGTAG
- a CDS encoding glycosyltransferase family 87 protein — MAKRLTQAAYYKIVCSVYLLSTVIIWAFKYFNNRYNNYSIFKYVYYHTVAQTNLYDYYPKEYFDSNHYGILFGVLVAPFALLPDGPGFLLFTLMNAAVLMWAIHQLPFTIRQKTFIMLFSAVEFGNAAHYIQFNAIIAAIIILAFLLIEQEREQWATMLIAMGILVKLYPVVALTFFLFSKHKLKFIGWGLFWLVVFFALPLLITSKEFLVQSYIDWFTSLHEKNGFNVDLTSSQDISVMGTVRHLLQDATIPNWPFLLFGVVAFGIPLLRFEQYQHVRFRYQVLASALMLIVLFSTGSEHPTYIIAVSGALIWIFMQEEPFSTRNIILIILLVLLTGLGPTDTFPRPIRVGYINKYVMKAWPCIVVWLMISYELIVKDFAGLSITPEKEVERRPALQTAD; from the coding sequence ATGGCTAAGCGTTTGACCCAAGCAGCATACTACAAGATCGTATGCAGTGTGTATTTGTTAAGTACCGTTATTATATGGGCGTTCAAGTACTTTAATAACCGTTATAATAACTACTCCATCTTTAAGTACGTTTACTATCATACGGTAGCGCAAACCAACCTTTACGATTACTATCCAAAGGAATACTTCGACAGCAATCACTATGGTATACTGTTCGGCGTGCTGGTTGCGCCATTCGCACTATTACCAGATGGACCCGGGTTCCTGCTTTTTACGCTGATGAATGCAGCGGTGCTCATGTGGGCCATTCATCAATTGCCATTCACCATCAGGCAAAAGACCTTCATCATGCTGTTCAGTGCGGTGGAGTTCGGTAACGCAGCACATTATATCCAGTTCAACGCGATTATTGCGGCCATCATCATCCTTGCTTTTTTACTGATCGAGCAGGAGCGCGAGCAATGGGCTACTATGCTTATCGCTATGGGGATACTGGTCAAATTGTATCCTGTGGTGGCGCTCACATTTTTCCTGTTCTCCAAGCATAAACTCAAGTTTATTGGTTGGGGGCTGTTTTGGCTGGTCGTATTCTTTGCTCTGCCCTTGCTCATCACCAGCAAAGAGTTCCTTGTTCAGTCGTATATTGATTGGTTCACCTCGCTGCATGAAAAGAATGGCTTCAACGTGGATCTGACCAGCTCGCAGGATATATCAGTAATGGGTACAGTGAGGCACTTGTTGCAGGACGCTACCATACCTAACTGGCCGTTCCTGTTGTTCGGTGTGGTTGCCTTTGGCATCCCTTTGCTACGTTTTGAACAGTATCAACACGTGCGTTTCAGGTACCAGGTATTGGCCTCGGCCCTGATGCTGATCGTACTCTTCAGTACCGGATCCGAGCATCCCACTTATATCATCGCCGTTTCAGGAGCACTGATATGGATCTTTATGCAGGAGGAGCCTTTCAGTACCAGGAATATCATTTTGATCATACTGCTTGTGCTCCTCACCGGTTTAGGACCAACGGACACTTTCCCAAGGCCGATCCGTGTGGGCTACATCAACAAATATGTGATGAAGGCCTGGCCGTGTATTGTTGTATGGTTAATGATCAGCTACGAACTTATCGTTAAGGACTTTGCGGGGCTTAGTATTACGCCAGAAAAGGAAGTCGAACGACGACCCGCCTTGCAGACCGCCGACTGA
- a CDS encoding TetR/AcrR family transcriptional regulator, producing MEKKRIAGTVRNKERTKQKLLDAVGELLHTKGFAGLKVNDIARTAGLDKKLIYTYFGGCDELIDEYVRTQDFWSNVTEEDAGPIPADGGKTFTKAMLSSQFDQVYQNKELQRILLWGLLEDRPSLKKLAQDREDVGTVLFKHLTDPHFGDQAERFRAVTALLISGIYYLDIYATTNDATFCGLDLKSDSGRARIKEALSFLIDKTYE from the coding sequence ATGGAAAAGAAGCGTATTGCTGGAACGGTCAGAAACAAGGAAAGGACCAAGCAAAAACTTTTAGATGCCGTAGGCGAGCTATTACATACCAAAGGTTTTGCCGGATTAAAGGTGAATGATATAGCCCGTACCGCCGGATTGGATAAAAAGCTGATATACACTTATTTTGGCGGCTGTGATGAACTGATCGATGAATACGTACGTACCCAGGACTTTTGGAGCAACGTGACCGAGGAGGATGCCGGGCCCATACCTGCCGACGGCGGAAAGACCTTTACCAAGGCCATGCTCTCCTCCCAATTTGATCAGGTATATCAAAACAAAGAATTGCAGAGGATACTGTTATGGGGCTTACTGGAAGACCGGCCATCGCTCAAAAAGCTGGCACAGGATCGCGAAGACGTAGGCACCGTATTGTTCAAACATTTGACAGACCCGCACTTTGGAGATCAGGCCGAACGCTTCAGAGCGGTAACAGCCTTGCTGATATCAGGCATCTATTACCTTGACATTTATGCCACCACCAATGACGCCACCTTTTGCGGCCTCGACCTCAAGAGCGACTCCGGTAGAGCAAGGATCAAAGAAGCCCTCTCCTTCCTGATCGATAAAACATATGAGTAG
- a CDS encoding FAD/NAD(P)-binding protein yields the protein MDQKIHIGILGGGPSGLFMFKRLVESQRTDIVIHVVEQKDQLGSGMPYSPQGANDEHVTNVSGNEIPELVTSLNDWIHTVHPDTLRKYHIDPERFNDYKVLPRLLFGYYLASQFRMLQQQAKDAGMEAHIHYNTSVNDVTDHPDMGKVYVDTDQGPMEFDRVIICTGHVWPKKDEGRIPNYFDSPYPPVKLALQLDHPVAIKGASLTAIDALRTLSRHNGTYGRTQDGRLCYTLNPESQGFKLVMHSRNGLLPAVRFHLEDPYLSAEAKLSPEDVAADRAANDGFLSLDNVFEKAFKDSFKEKRPAFYEQIKDMGVEDFVDRVMSYRQDKAPFDLFKTEYEEAEISIEERESVYWKEMLAVLSFAMNYPAKYFSAEDMLRLQKTLMPLISVVIAFVPQSSVEEMLALHEAGVLELISVSNDSDAEPHPEGGAVYHYGEGRDEHFKTFVNCVGQPHLYYDDIPFAGLREKGSISAAKVQFRDAEAGLKQMNEGNKQVTTDGKGNYYLKVAGVTINDHFALVDDYGAYNERIYMMAVSCMGGYNPDYSGLDFCEKASACVMETLLG from the coding sequence TTGGATCAAAAGATACACATTGGCATACTGGGCGGTGGCCCAAGTGGCCTGTTCATGTTCAAACGCCTGGTAGAAAGCCAGCGCACCGATATCGTGATACACGTTGTCGAGCAAAAGGACCAGTTAGGTTCAGGAATGCCCTACAGCCCGCAGGGCGCTAACGATGAGCACGTGACCAACGTATCGGGCAATGAGATACCTGAACTGGTGACCTCCCTGAACGACTGGATCCATACCGTTCATCCGGATACCCTCCGTAAGTACCACATCGACCCTGAACGTTTTAATGATTACAAGGTGTTGCCACGCCTGTTATTCGGGTATTACCTGGCAAGCCAGTTCCGGATGTTGCAGCAGCAGGCTAAAGATGCTGGCATGGAAGCGCATATTCATTACAACACCAGCGTTAACGACGTGACCGACCACCCCGATATGGGCAAGGTGTATGTAGATACTGATCAGGGCCCCATGGAATTTGACCGCGTGATCATTTGCACCGGGCACGTTTGGCCTAAAAAGGACGAAGGGCGGATACCAAATTATTTCGACTCGCCATACCCTCCGGTCAAGTTAGCCTTGCAGCTTGATCACCCTGTAGCTATTAAAGGGGCATCGCTTACCGCCATCGATGCGTTACGAACCCTATCGCGCCATAACGGAACGTATGGCCGCACCCAGGATGGCCGCTTATGCTATACCCTGAACCCGGAAAGCCAGGGCTTTAAACTGGTGATGCACTCGCGCAATGGCTTGCTGCCGGCCGTTAGATTCCATCTGGAAGACCCTTATCTATCGGCCGAGGCCAAACTAAGTCCTGAAGATGTTGCGGCCGACCGAGCAGCCAACGATGGCTTCCTCTCGCTTGATAATGTTTTTGAGAAGGCGTTCAAAGACAGCTTCAAAGAAAAACGCCCGGCATTTTATGAGCAGATCAAGGACATGGGTGTAGAGGACTTTGTGGACAGGGTAATGTCATACCGGCAGGATAAAGCCCCCTTCGACCTGTTCAAGACCGAATACGAGGAGGCAGAAATATCTATAGAGGAGCGCGAATCGGTGTATTGGAAAGAGATGCTGGCCGTGCTAAGTTTCGCTATGAACTATCCGGCCAAATACTTTTCGGCCGAAGACATGCTGCGTTTGCAAAAAACACTGATGCCGTTGATCTCGGTAGTGATCGCCTTTGTGCCCCAAAGTTCGGTAGAAGAAATGCTTGCCCTGCACGAAGCGGGCGTGTTGGAACTGATATCGGTAAGTAATGACAGCGATGCCGAGCCGCACCCCGAGGGCGGCGCCGTTTACCATTATGGCGAAGGTCGTGATGAGCACTTCAAAACTTTTGTGAACTGTGTGGGCCAGCCGCACTTATATTATGACGATATACCTTTTGCCGGTTTGCGCGAAAAAGGTTCGATCAGCGCCGCCAAGGTACAGTTCAGAGATGCGGAGGCCGGGCTAAAACAGATGAACGAAGGCAACAAGCAAGTGACAACCGATGGCAAAGGCAACTACTACCTTAAAGTAGCCGGTGTGACCATTAACGACCACTTTGCACTGGTTGACGATTACGGCGCCTATAATGAACGTATATATATGATGGCAGTATCATGCATGGGCGGTTACAACCCCGACTATTCGGGCCTCGACTTTTGTGAGAAAGCTTCGGCTTGTGTGATGGAGACCTTGTTAGGATAA
- a CDS encoding PAS domain-containing protein — protein sequence MLSQYAQQTMVNTLPIAACVFTGTNHTVSAVNQLMLNVWSKDASIIDKPLLEAIPEFRDQEFASLLDQVFRSGEAYRDPNNEAELMIDGEPRTFYFDLSFKPLHDKDGTIYGVVNTAVDVTERVISERTLEQTVHELTALNEEYLSLNEEMEATNEEVRSAYEQLDASHRSLEFSEQRMSLAAEAAELGLFDLDIPNYNLHWDKRCKELFGHDPDAEVSYTNDFVTGLHPEDRDRILQAVADAYDPAICEGRYDVVYRTVAVNDGRIRYVKALGQVYFDEQGKPMRFIGSVMDITTETVALQQLRESEANLQHANEELQTTNEELSLLNEEFQSLNEELEAGSEELRTTNEELYETKEQLERSVAQLAESEERVRLATEVVNMGTFDLDLISQKLITSERFAHIFGFAQQVTAPDYVSVVHPDDMPVRIAAHEEALITGRLFYEVRVIWPDKSIHWVRAEGKILKDDQGRPMRLLGTLLDITDHRRDMELQRKLKTLADNSSDLMSILDLGGVNTYLNDAGKQLLGFASDEEVMSTPIDDLHAPDDLAYVRDVILPATMATGGWTGVMNVRHLKTGEVFPVMNCSIRIDDPVSGKPIAVGAIMRDLRPEIASRRALADSEQLLRNVTSAAPTALWMADNEGSITYVNQTWLEWTSCTVEDSLGIGWLRCIMQEDRQLVSTKFFQALAENERFEVEFRLVAGNDQLRWCQASGRPQFDSEGHFKGYVGACIDITAQKQLQQHKDDFISIASHELKTPVTSLKASLQLMDKIKDKPDNGMLPKLIMQSRRSAERVGVLINDLLSVGRLQQKEISLDRSKFVISQMLSNCASPINIAGHFKVQISGEMELEIQADEHRVDQVVTNFLTNAMKYAPDSPRIDVSIARNDNWVKIAVTDHGPGIPPDKLGRLFERYYRVDQNLQTVSGLGLGLYICKEIIEKHGGEIGVTSELGKGSTFYFTLPLHSEVVGILE from the coding sequence ATGCTTTCTCAGTACGCCCAGCAAACTATGGTGAACACGCTGCCGATCGCGGCTTGCGTTTTCACCGGTACAAACCACACCGTGAGCGCGGTCAACCAACTCATGCTGAACGTTTGGAGTAAAGATGCTTCCATCATTGACAAGCCACTGCTGGAGGCTATTCCCGAGTTCCGTGATCAGGAGTTCGCTTCCCTGCTTGACCAGGTCTTTCGGTCTGGTGAGGCATACCGCGACCCTAATAACGAAGCCGAATTGATGATCGATGGCGAGCCCCGCACCTTTTATTTCGACTTATCCTTTAAACCACTACATGATAAGGATGGCACCATTTACGGCGTAGTGAACACCGCTGTAGATGTGACCGAACGCGTGATCAGTGAACGGACACTCGAACAGACCGTTCATGAGCTAACGGCGCTCAATGAGGAGTACCTTAGCCTGAACGAAGAAATGGAGGCCACCAACGAGGAAGTAAGGTCAGCCTATGAGCAGCTTGATGCCTCGCACCGCTCTTTAGAATTTTCGGAACAACGCATGAGCCTGGCCGCTGAGGCTGCCGAACTTGGGTTGTTCGACCTTGATATACCCAATTATAACCTGCATTGGGACAAACGCTGTAAAGAACTCTTTGGCCATGACCCTGATGCAGAGGTATCTTATACCAACGATTTCGTCACCGGGCTTCACCCTGAAGATCGCGACCGCATTTTACAGGCAGTGGCCGATGCTTATGATCCTGCTATATGCGAAGGCCGTTACGACGTAGTATACCGTACAGTAGCCGTTAACGATGGCCGGATCAGATATGTAAAGGCACTTGGCCAGGTATATTTTGATGAGCAAGGTAAGCCGATGCGCTTTATTGGCAGCGTGATGGACATCACCACCGAGACCGTTGCTTTGCAGCAATTGAGGGAAAGCGAAGCTAACCTGCAGCACGCTAATGAAGAGCTACAAACTACCAATGAGGAACTGAGTTTGCTCAATGAGGAGTTCCAAAGCCTGAACGAAGAACTTGAGGCCGGAAGCGAAGAACTGCGTACTACTAACGAAGAACTTTACGAGACCAAGGAGCAACTAGAACGTTCGGTAGCCCAACTGGCCGAATCGGAAGAACGCGTTCGCCTGGCCACTGAGGTGGTGAATATGGGCACGTTCGACCTTGACCTGATCTCACAAAAACTGATCACCTCCGAGCGTTTCGCACACATCTTTGGGTTTGCGCAGCAAGTGACCGCTCCTGATTATGTATCGGTCGTTCATCCTGATGATATGCCTGTCCGCATTGCCGCTCATGAAGAAGCATTGATCACCGGCAGGTTATTTTATGAAGTGAGAGTGATATGGCCCGACAAAAGCATCCATTGGGTACGTGCCGAAGGTAAGATCCTGAAAGATGACCAGGGTCGCCCAATGAGGTTGTTAGGAACATTATTAGATATAACCGACCATCGCCGTGACATGGAGTTACAGCGTAAACTCAAAACACTGGCCGATAACAGTTCCGATCTCATGTCAATACTTGATCTGGGCGGTGTGAATACCTATTTGAATGACGCGGGTAAACAGCTGTTAGGCTTTGCATCAGACGAGGAGGTGATGAGTACCCCTATCGATGACCTGCACGCACCTGACGATCTGGCCTACGTACGCGACGTGATCTTACCTGCTACTATGGCCACAGGTGGGTGGACGGGTGTGATGAACGTTCGTCACTTAAAGACCGGAGAGGTATTCCCGGTGATGAACTGCTCCATTCGCATTGATGACCCGGTGAGCGGCAAACCTATCGCTGTAGGCGCCATCATGCGCGATCTGCGTCCTGAGATCGCCTCACGCAGGGCTTTGGCCGATAGCGAGCAACTTTTACGCAACGTGACCTCAGCAGCCCCTACGGCGCTTTGGATGGCTGATAATGAAGGTAGTATTACTTACGTGAACCAGACCTGGCTGGAGTGGACCAGCTGTACGGTTGAAGATAGTTTGGGTATTGGTTGGCTTCGTTGCATTATGCAGGAGGATCGCCAATTGGTATCCACCAAATTCTTCCAGGCATTAGCGGAGAATGAACGTTTTGAAGTGGAGTTCAGGTTGGTTGCCGGCAATGACCAGTTGCGCTGGTGCCAAGCAAGCGGCAGACCACAATTCGATAGTGAAGGTCATTTTAAGGGTTACGTAGGTGCCTGCATCGATATAACTGCACAAAAGCAATTACAACAACACAAGGACGACTTTATCAGTATAGCCAGTCATGAATTAAAAACACCCGTGACGAGCTTAAAGGCCTCATTGCAGTTGATGGATAAGATCAAGGATAAGCCTGACAATGGTATGCTGCCTAAGCTGATCATGCAATCGCGCCGCAGCGCCGAACGTGTAGGTGTACTGATCAATGACCTGTTAAGCGTAGGCCGTTTACAGCAAAAAGAGATCAGCCTCGACCGCTCCAAATTTGTCATATCGCAAATGTTGAGCAACTGTGCCAGCCCGATCAATATCGCCGGGCATTTCAAGGTTCAGATCAGCGGCGAGATGGAACTGGAGATACAGGCAGATGAGCATCGCGTGGATCAGGTGGTGACCAACTTTCTGACCAATGCAATGAAATACGCACCTGATTCGCCAAGGATCGATGTATCTATCGCCCGCAATGATAATTGGGTGAAGATCGCGGTGACGGACCACGGTCCGGGTATACCTCCGGATAAGCTCGGTCGCCTTTTTGAACGTTATTATCGTGTAGACCAGAACCTGCAGACCGTATCAGGTCTGGGACTTGGCCTCTACATTTGCAAGGAGATCATCGAGAAACACGGCGGCGAGATCGGGGTGACCAGCGAACTGGGCAAAGGTTCTACCTTCTACTTCACCCTCCCACTACATTCCGAAGTGGTAGGGATATTAGAATAA
- a CDS encoding formylglycine-generating enzyme family protein translates to MALSSIRSYISGGLLIAIIYIISSCHGNGTHQITDTSADSSTASAGHHPTATGIDTSTAGMMLINGGSFMMGGDGPQAADDELPKHEVSVSSFWMDQHEVTNAQFQKFVTATGYVTTAERKPDWQQLKQQLPPGTPKPPDSLLMPASLVFTPPAHAVELNDPSQWWSWVPGANWKHPGGEGSDIKGKDNYPVVQVSWDDAVAYCQWAGKRLPTEAEWEYASRGGLQNAIYPWGNEPVDRGKPKANSWQGHFPDHNTGRDGFADLAPVAKFAPNGYGLYDMAGNVWEWCADWYRNDQYRTMSERSKDPKGPATSYDPDEPYAQKRVTRGGSYLCNDSYCSGYRSARRMKSTYDSGMSNLGFRCVRDQK, encoded by the coding sequence ATGGCATTATCATCTATCAGGTCATATATAAGCGGCGGCTTGCTGATCGCTATTATATATATAATATCATCATGCCATGGCAATGGCACGCATCAGATAACGGATACGTCGGCAGATTCAAGTACCGCATCTGCGGGCCATCATCCTACAGCAACCGGTATTGACACTTCCACCGCCGGCATGATGCTGATCAATGGTGGCTCATTTATGATGGGTGGCGACGGTCCGCAGGCTGCCGATGATGAGCTGCCCAAGCATGAGGTATCGGTCAGTTCATTCTGGATGGACCAGCACGAAGTGACCAATGCGCAATTTCAAAAGTTCGTTACCGCTACAGGCTACGTCACCACTGCTGAGCGCAAGCCCGATTGGCAGCAATTGAAACAACAGCTTCCTCCGGGCACGCCCAAGCCGCCCGACAGTCTGCTCATGCCGGCCTCGCTGGTGTTCACCCCTCCTGCCCACGCTGTGGAACTCAACGATCCGTCGCAATGGTGGAGCTGGGTGCCGGGTGCCAACTGGAAACATCCGGGGGGTGAAGGGAGCGATATAAAAGGCAAAGACAATTATCCCGTAGTACAGGTGAGCTGGGACGACGCCGTGGCGTATTGCCAATGGGCCGGCAAACGTTTACCCACCGAGGCCGAGTGGGAATACGCTTCGAGGGGCGGCCTTCAAAATGCCATATACCCCTGGGGCAATGAGCCTGTTGACCGGGGGAAACCCAAAGCCAACTCGTGGCAAGGGCACTTCCCTGATCACAACACCGGGCGCGACGGATTTGCCGATCTGGCGCCTGTTGCCAAGTTCGCCCCTAACGGATATGGCCTGTATGACATGGCCGGCAACGTTTGGGAATGGTGCGCCGACTGGTATCGTAACGACCAGTACCGCACCATGTCCGAACGTAGTAAGGACCCTAAAGGCCCGGCCACCAGTTACGACCCCGACGAACCTTACGCCCAAAAGCGGGTGACCCGTGGCGGATCGTACCTATGTAATGACAGCTACTGCTCGGGTTACCGGTCGGCCCGGCGTATGAAAAGCACTTATGATTCGGGGATGAGCAACCTGGGCTTCCGCTGCGTACGTGATCAGAAGTGA
- a CDS encoding BaiN/RdsA family NAD(P)/FAD-dependent oxidoreductase, whose protein sequence is MCANLTKQTNFDAIIIGAGACGLMCAVQAGFLGKRTLILEKNDRAGAKILISGGGRCNYTNLYAGPQQFLSANPHFCRSALSQWTVDDTINFFETYGITGHEKTLGQLFPTTNKAKDIVEVFTNLCYDLEQPIWLNTTVISVEKVNHGFNVIYERKGKQSMIHTPKLVVASGGLPVQKLGASDLGLKVARNLGLKVVKPMPALVPLTITGKDQGWYERLSGNSIFCRVSNDRISFEENILFTHWGLSGPAILQISSYWKAGEVFSMDMLPGQDINELIAAERISEPRKTLLNLLASLYTRKFAEALGVMLPVQKNIASLTKSDMELIAEVIHDFKVKPAGDKGYDKAEVMRGGVDTDELSSKTLEAKSIPGLYFGGECVDVTGWLGGYNFQWAWACGFVIAQQI, encoded by the coding sequence ATGTGTGCAAATCTAACAAAACAAACAAATTTTGATGCCATAATTATCGGCGCGGGTGCCTGTGGCCTGATGTGCGCGGTACAAGCGGGCTTTTTAGGAAAGCGTACCCTGATCCTGGAAAAGAATGACCGCGCGGGAGCCAAGATCCTGATCAGCGGGGGAGGGCGTTGTAACTACACTAACTTGTATGCGGGGCCTCAGCAGTTCTTATCGGCCAACCCTCATTTTTGCCGCTCGGCGCTTTCGCAGTGGACGGTAGATGATACGATCAACTTTTTTGAGACCTACGGGATCACCGGGCACGAAAAAACGCTTGGCCAATTATTCCCAACCACAAATAAGGCAAAAGATATCGTTGAGGTATTCACGAACCTTTGCTATGATCTGGAACAGCCGATCTGGCTGAACACTACAGTGATCAGTGTAGAGAAGGTAAATCATGGTTTCAATGTGATTTATGAGCGCAAAGGCAAACAAAGCATGATACATACGCCTAAGTTGGTGGTGGCAAGCGGAGGTTTACCGGTACAAAAATTGGGCGCTAGTGACCTTGGATTAAAGGTTGCCCGCAACCTTGGCTTAAAAGTAGTGAAGCCTATGCCAGCGTTAGTTCCGCTTACCATAACCGGTAAAGATCAAGGGTGGTACGAGCGGTTATCAGGTAACAGCATATTTTGTAGAGTAAGCAACGACCGTATCAGCTTTGAAGAGAATATTCTCTTCACCCACTGGGGATTGAGCGGCCCCGCCATTCTGCAGATATCATCCTACTGGAAAGCAGGCGAGGTGTTCAGCATGGATATGCTGCCTGGACAGGATATTAACGAATTGATCGCCGCTGAGCGCATCAGTGAACCGCGGAAAACATTGTTGAATTTGTTAGCCTCGCTATACACCCGAAAGTTCGCTGAGGCCTTGGGTGTTATGCTGCCTGTTCAAAAGAATATAGCATCGCTCACCAAAAGCGACATGGAACTGATAGCTGAGGTGATACACGATTTTAAAGTGAAGCCGGCAGGTGATAAAGGTTACGATAAAGCCGAAGTGATGCGCGGTGGAGTGGATACTGACGAATTATCATCAAAGACCTTAGAGGCTAAAAGTATACCGGGCCTTTATTTTGGTGGCGAATGCGTGGACGTGACCGGTTGGTTGGGCGGATACAACTTCCAATGGGCCTGGGCTTGCGGCTTTGTGATCGCCCAGCAGATCTAA